The Caproicibacterium amylolyticum genome includes the window GACGATTCCCACCAATGGGCGGTCAATTTCCTCATCTGTAAGGCCTAACGCGTGAAATAATGCACGTTTCGGCACATCTTTTTTGATTGCGTCACTATTCATGTCTGTTCCCTCCATTGTAACAAGCCTGCTGAATTTATGTATATTTATTTATTATAAAGAATAACAACAGAACTGTCAAACACTTTCGTAAAAATGTCCGAAAGCAAAATCCCCTGCGGCAGAGATTAACTGCCAAAAGGACAAAACAGAAAGAAATACTGAAAATAAACTGAGCGGGCAACTGTAAAGGATATCATGTAATTAAGTTTGCAAAAAAAAGACATAGATAAAGCATTAGGGCTCCCATAAAATGAATGGTGCTTAAGAAACAAATAGTGAAAAAGAGACCTCCTGTTGTAGAAAAGGAACTACGACAGAAGGTCATATTATACCCAGAAAATATACAAAAGCAGACAAAAGGAAATAATGTTCGCTATTTTGCATATTTTGAACAGATATGAAATTCAGCCGCCTGCCGAATCCCTATACGCGGAGGGCGTCAACCCGAAATGCTCTTTAAACAACCGAAAAAAATGTGACGGATACTCAAATCCAACCATAGCTGCTACCTCATTAAAAGTCAGGTCTGTGGTACAGATTAGAATGCCTGCACAGTCCATCCGGTAATTTGTCAGGTACTGTTTTGGTGAAATATGCACTGCTTCCTCAAAAATACGATACACCTGGGAACGGTCCAGCGACAGGCAGTCCGCGATATCCGTTACTTTAATGTTCTTCATATAGTTTTGCTGAATATAGTGTGCAGCCACGGAGAAATAATCTCGTTTTCCTGCTCTTGTTTCCGATTCGGCCAACTGCATCTGCCCTTGCAGTTGGCCGAGTAAAAGCAGCAGGTAACCAGCGCTGGCCGCGCCGCTTGTCAAAAAATTTTTGCAGCACTCTATAAGATGAGCCAAACAATCCTTAAAGAAATCGTCTTTTTCGTAGTGGAAAACAAGGTTGCCACCAGTCAGCCCGGCCTGTTCCAGCAGTGTCCGTGCGGCTGCGCCATTGAAACCTACCCACCGATACGTCCACGGATCTGTATCCGAGGCTTTGTAAAACGTATTAACATTGGGCTGGATAAGAAAACCATCGCCGACTTTCAAATGATAAACCCGGTCGCGCACGTGATACTCTCCGCTGCCGGAAATAATGTAATGAATCAGGTAATGCGCTCGAGCAGAATAACCGAAGTAGTGTCCCGGTGAGCAGACCTGTTCTCCAGCATGCAGCACTTGCAGCCCCAACTGAGAGTGCCTGTCCTCTTTGATATAATAATCCTTTGGCTGTGTTTCCATGGACATTTCCCCACTTTTCTGCTTTGCGCGGCTTCATTTCTACACTTTCATGCACCATTTCTATAACAATTTCATCAAATATTTATTTTTTCCTATGCAGTCATTGTTTATAATGAATTTGTAAAAAGCAACAAATAGTTTTAATATAAAAACAATATTTTAAACATTTGCATTGAACTATTTTTGCTTTTTCCCTGTAAAACCTGGCTTTTTAGTTTACCGGAAAAAACATTCCGGACGGCCACAGCAACATGATTTTGTTTCACTTTTCTCATCATTTTTATAGTATATCAGAATGTACCGCAAAGCGCAACGAAAAGGAGGCAGCCTTAATGCCCATTTCCTACAACGAACAGGAACGTGTGTTCCACCTTGCTAACGAGCGAACTAGCTATGTACTGCAAATCACCGAAGAAGGATATCTGTTTCACAAATACTGGGGGAAAAAGTTGCGGGCATTCCACGAAAGCGCACCGCATGTCTACATGGATCGTGCTTTCTCACCGAATCCGCACGGCGAAGACCGTACTTTCTCACTTGACAACATCCCACAGGAGTATCCGTCCTTTGGCAGCGGCGATTTCCGCACACCCGCTTTCGAGGCAGTTTATTCGGACGGCTCAACCGTGACCGACTTGCGCTACCAATCACACCGTGTCCTGAAGGGTAAGCCAAAACTTGTAGGTTTGCCCGCTGCTTATGTGGAATGCAATGACGAAGCACAAACGTTGGAAATCACCCTGCATGACAGCCTTTCCGGACTGGAAGTGGTGCTGCTCTATACCATTTTTTCAGGCAATGGCGCTTTAACCAGGAGTGCCCGCTTCGTGAACGGTGGGAAGGCAGACATTCAGTTGGTCCGTGCCTTAAGTGCCAGCGTTGATTTCACCGATGACCGCTTTGACTTGCTTACACTGGACGGCGCCCATGCCAACGAGCGGAACATGAACCGACGGCCGCTTGCACCGGGTACTCAGCTGGTGGACAGTGCCCGCGGTGCCAGCAGCCATCAGCACAACCCCTTCTTTGCTCTACTTCGACCCGGTACAGGAGAAGCCTCTGGAGAGGTCTACAGCATGAATCTGGTGTACAGCGGCAACTTTCTGGCAGAAGTGCAGGTTGACCAGCTGTGTACTGCGCGCATGAACTTGGGTATCAATCCCTTCGGCTTTGGTTGGAAACTGGAACCGGGCGAAGAATTCCAGACGCCAGAAGCAATTTTGGTTTATTCGGATGAAGGACTGGACGGTATGTCACAGATTTACCATCAACTGTACCGCCGCCGGCTCTGCCGTGGAAAATACCGTGACATTGAACGCCCCATTTTGGTAAACAGCTGGGAAGCCGCCTATTTCGATTTTAACGAGCAGAGCATTCTGAAGCTTGCAAAAGAGGCCAAGGACGTGGGCATTGAACTGCTGGTACTGGATGATGGCTGGTTCGGTAAGCGTGACGACGACAATTCTTCCCTGGGAGACTGGGTGGTAAACCGAAAGAAGCTGCCGGACGGACTGAACGGACTGGGCCAGAAAATTCACAGCTTGGAACTGAAATTCGGTGTATGGTTTGAGCCGGAAATGGTCAGTGAGAACAGCAACCTTTACCGAGCACATCCTGACTGGTGTTTACATATCAAAGGACGTAACCACACTAAGGGCCGCAACCAGCTGATTCTGGATCTGTCGCGTGAAGATGTGTGCCACTTCATTCTGGACACAATGAATGAAGTCCTCTCCAGTGCACCGATTGACTACGTCAAATGGGATATGAACCGCCACATGACAGAGGTCGGTTCGGCACTGCTGCCGCCCGGCCGTCAGTGCGAAACCGCGCATCGCTATATGCTCGGTCTTTACCATGTAATGGAGGAAATTACCACCCGATTCCCAGATGTGTTGTTTGAAAGCTGCTCCGGCGGCGGCGGACGCTTCGACCCTGGCTTCCTGTACTACATGCCACAAACCTGGGCCAGCGACAACACCGACGCCGTCTGCCGCCAAAAGATTGAGTATGCCACCAGTTTAGCCTACCCAGCCATTACTGTAGGCTCTCACGTTTCCATTTCTCCTAACGAACAGGTCGGCCGCATCACACCGCTGTCAACCCGCGGATATGTGGCCATGTCCGGAAATTTCGGTTATGAGTTGGACCTCGGCAAGCTCTCAGCAGACGAAAAGAATGAAATTCGCCAGCAAGTAGCGCTCTACAAGGAACTTCGTCCTATCATTCAATTTGGCACCCATCACCGCCTGCTCAGCCCTTTCGAAGGCAACGAAACTGCGTGGCTTTTTGTGTCGCAGGACAGCAGCGATGTAGTTGCTTTTTACTTCAAAATTTTGGGCGAGCCATCGACTCCAGTACGAATTTTACGGCTGCGCGGACTGGACCCGAATGCTGAGTACCAAGAAACAGCATCCGGCAAAATTTACGGCGGCGATGAACTGATGTATGTCGGTTTAACCGTACCGATCGCGTTCGGTGACTTCACCAGCCACATGTGGCGCTTTCATTGTCTGTAAAAAGCAAATTAATTGAAAAGGTTACCCGTTATAAATCCGCGAAAAAGGTTCGCGGAATGAAACAAATTATGGGAGGTTGGCAATGAAAAAGTATTTCAAACGCGCCCTTTCCCTGCTGCTCATCGTCGGCATGGCAATCAGTGTATGTGCTGTAGCCACCGGCTGTGAAAGTACAAATGGAAAAGTAACCATTGAACTTTTTGAGTACAAGCGGGAAGCAGTGGCGACTTTTGAAAAAATGGCCGCTGCTTTTAACAAGGAAAATCCAGGCATCAACTTGATCGTCTCGTCTCCTAACGACGCCATGACGGTTCTGAAGACCAGGCTCATCAAGAACGACACGCCAGACATCATTGGCATCGGCGGTGACATTAACTATTCCAATCTATTGGATGCCGACATGCTGGAAGACGTCAGTGACTATCAGGGGCTGAAAAACATCAAGTCCGTCTACAAAGAGATGGACAAGAACCTGGAACTGGTACCGAAAACCGGCACCTATGCCATACCTTACGCAGCGAATGCTTCCGGCATCCTTTACAACCGGAAAATCTTTAAGCAGAACGGCTGGAGTATTCCTACAACTTGGGAAGAAATGATGGCCCTGTGCAAAAAAATGCAGGATGCAAACATTACCCCATTCTACTTCGCCCTCAAGGATTCTTGGACAGCACTGGCTCCTTGGAATGCGATTGCTGTTGACCTGGTGCAGCCGAACATCACCCAGCAGGTCAATCTGGGCAACACCACCTTTAGCAAAGCTTACAGTGAAGTAGCAGAGAAAGAAAAGGTTCTGCTGCAGTATGGCCAAAAGGATGTCTTCGCCTATGGTTATAATGATGCCTGCACTGCTTTTGCAAAAGGTCAGTCTGCTATGATGCCAATTGGCAGTTATGCAGTGCCGCAGATTAAAACCGTAAACCCCAACATGGATATTGATTCCTTTGTGCTGCCCGCCAGCAGCGACGCTTCCAAAAACAAGCTGAATTCTGGCAATGACCTGCAGTTCAGCATTATGAAGGGCACTAAAGACAAAGCAGCCTGCTACCGCGTACTGGACTTCATGCTGACGGATAAAAACGTGCAGAGCTATGTAAATGACCAGAGTGCTGTGCCCTGTAAATCCGGGAACTTTACACTGCCGTCTATGCTGGACGGCATGAAGCCCTACATTCAGCAGGGAAAGATGGCGGATTATCAGGATCATCACTATCCAGCGGAAATGTCTGTGGATGCACTGATTCAGACTTATCTGTTGGGACAAAGCAAGACCGATTTTCTAAATGCTTTCGACACTAATTGGAAACGCTACAATCGTGATACCATTGCCAAGCTGAAGAAATATGAAGCCGAACATGGCTCTGCTTCCTTCAGCTCGAAGTCCTGAGAAAGGGGTACTGGGTGTAATGAATCGTCAAGCAACTAAACAGCCGATGAGCAGTCGGGAAAAATCTTTTCTAGCCATTTTGATGCCCATAATGGCGCTGTTCTTCCTTTTTAATACGCTGCCGCTCATACAGGGCTTTTTGTACAGCTTTACAAACTTCCGCGGCTTTGGCACTTACGACTGGATCGGCCTGCGCAACTACGCTGATCTATTTCAGGACAGCCGTGTGGGAAACTCCTACCGCTTTACTTTCCTGTTTGCAGTGGTTTCCACCGTACTGGTAAATGTACTGAGTCTGGTGCTTGCCTTGGGACTGAATGCAAAAATTTCTGCCAAATCTGCTTTGCGCGGTATCTACTTTATTCCGAACGTATTGGGCGGACTGGTGGTTGGCTATATATTCAGTTTCTTTTTCACCTACATTTTGCCTGCCTTTGGCACAGCCATCGGCCTCTCTGACCTCAGCTCCAGTTGGCTTGCACGCACCGACCGCGCATGGCTGGCTGTGGTGGTGGTAGCTGCATGGCAGTCAATCGCCATGAACACACTCATTTACATTTCCGGACTGCAGACCGTTCCGCTGGATGTGTATGAAGCTGGTGCCATTGACGGCGCGACTGGCTGGCGGCGCTTCCGCCACCTGACCCTGCCACTGATTATGCCGTTCATCACCATCAACATGGTTCTATGCATGAAAAATTCTCTCATGGTCTTTGACCAAATCATGGCTTTAACACAGGGAGGCCCCGCTCAGAGCACCGAATCGATTTCCTACCTCATCTACAGCAATGGCATGGGCGGTGGGCAATTCGGCTACCAAAGTGCTAATGCAGTTTTATTCTTCGTTGTCATTGTCGTCATTTCCGTTTTCCAAATGAAATTTCTGGGAAGCAAGGAGGAACAGCTATGAATTCGAAATCAACCTTCAAAATCGGCGGGTCCAAAAATGTGCCGATTACAGTTCTGCTTCTGATTGGCTGTCTTACTGTTTTCTTCCCGCTTTACATGACGGTTATCATTGCTTTCAAAAGACCTACTGAAATGACCAATGATATTTTTGGTGCACTGAAGCCACCGGCACAATGGAGCCTGGAAAACTTTTCGCAGGCCATGCAGATCACAGACTTCTGGCATTCGCTGTTGAACTCTCTGGTCATTACACTGTGCACCGTGGCATTGTGTGTGCTTATCCATCCACTGGCCGCCTATGCAATTGGCCGTAACATGAAGCGCCGCAAGCTATACAAATATGCTTATCTGTACCTGGTCAGCGGCATGTTTGTACCCTTTGCCATCCTGATGATGCCGGAGGCCAAGCAGACTGCCCTGCTGCACCTGGCAAACTGGGGCGGTGTCATTGTGCTTTACGTTGTCTTTTATCTGCCTATGAACCTGATGCTCTACACCGGTTACCTCAAAAATGTTCCCCTGTCGCTGGATGAAGCCGCCTATGTGGATGGTGCCAGTGTTTGGGCAGCTTACTGGCACATCATTTTTCCAAACATGAAACCAATGCACGCCACCGTAGCCGTGCTGGCCGCACTTGGTGCTTGGAATGACGTTATGACGCCATTGATTTTAAT containing:
- a CDS encoding carbohydrate ABC transporter permease, encoding MNSKSTFKIGGSKNVPITVLLLIGCLTVFFPLYMTVIIAFKRPTEMTNDIFGALKPPAQWSLENFSQAMQITDFWHSLLNSLVITLCTVALCVLIHPLAAYAIGRNMKRRKLYKYAYLYLVSGMFVPFAILMMPEAKQTALLHLANWGGVIVLYVVFYLPMNLMLYTGYLKNVPLSLDEAAYVDGASVWAAYWHIIFPNMKPMHATVAVLAALGAWNDVMTPLILMGGSGSNTLPLAQLNFQSQFSTNYNLAFASYLLALIPILIFYLICQKQIINGVINGAIK
- a CDS encoding alpha-galactosidase; this encodes MPISYNEQERVFHLANERTSYVLQITEEGYLFHKYWGKKLRAFHESAPHVYMDRAFSPNPHGEDRTFSLDNIPQEYPSFGSGDFRTPAFEAVYSDGSTVTDLRYQSHRVLKGKPKLVGLPAAYVECNDEAQTLEITLHDSLSGLEVVLLYTIFSGNGALTRSARFVNGGKADIQLVRALSASVDFTDDRFDLLTLDGAHANERNMNRRPLAPGTQLVDSARGASSHQHNPFFALLRPGTGEASGEVYSMNLVYSGNFLAEVQVDQLCTARMNLGINPFGFGWKLEPGEEFQTPEAILVYSDEGLDGMSQIYHQLYRRRLCRGKYRDIERPILVNSWEAAYFDFNEQSILKLAKEAKDVGIELLVLDDGWFGKRDDDNSSLGDWVVNRKKLPDGLNGLGQKIHSLELKFGVWFEPEMVSENSNLYRAHPDWCLHIKGRNHTKGRNQLILDLSREDVCHFILDTMNEVLSSAPIDYVKWDMNRHMTEVGSALLPPGRQCETAHRYMLGLYHVMEEITTRFPDVLFESCSGGGGRFDPGFLYYMPQTWASDNTDAVCRQKIEYATSLAYPAITVGSHVSISPNEQVGRITPLSTRGYVAMSGNFGYELDLGKLSADEKNEIRQQVALYKELRPIIQFGTHHRLLSPFEGNETAWLFVSQDSSDVVAFYFKILGEPSTPVRILRLRGLDPNAEYQETASGKIYGGDELMYVGLTVPIAFGDFTSHMWRFHCL
- a CDS encoding ABC transporter substrate-binding protein, which produces MKKYFKRALSLLLIVGMAISVCAVATGCESTNGKVTIELFEYKREAVATFEKMAAAFNKENPGINLIVSSPNDAMTVLKTRLIKNDTPDIIGIGGDINYSNLLDADMLEDVSDYQGLKNIKSVYKEMDKNLELVPKTGTYAIPYAANASGILYNRKIFKQNGWSIPTTWEEMMALCKKMQDANITPFYFALKDSWTALAPWNAIAVDLVQPNITQQVNLGNTTFSKAYSEVAEKEKVLLQYGQKDVFAYGYNDACTAFAKGQSAMMPIGSYAVPQIKTVNPNMDIDSFVLPASSDASKNKLNSGNDLQFSIMKGTKDKAACYRVLDFMLTDKNVQSYVNDQSAVPCKSGNFTLPSMLDGMKPYIQQGKMADYQDHHYPAEMSVDALIQTYLLGQSKTDFLNAFDTNWKRYNRDTIAKLKKYEAEHGSASFSSKS
- a CDS encoding AraC family transcriptional regulator, translating into METQPKDYYIKEDRHSQLGLQVLHAGEQVCSPGHYFGYSARAHYLIHYIISGSGEYHVRDRVYHLKVGDGFLIQPNVNTFYKASDTDPWTYRWVGFNGAAARTLLEQAGLTGGNLVFHYEKDDFFKDCLAHLIECCKNFLTSGAASAGYLLLLLGQLQGQMQLAESETRAGKRDYFSVAAHYIQQNYMKNIKVTDIADCLSLDRSQVYRIFEEAVHISPKQYLTNYRMDCAGILICTTDLTFNEVAAMVGFEYPSHFFRLFKEHFGLTPSAYRDSAGG
- a CDS encoding sugar ABC transporter permease gives rise to the protein MSSREKSFLAILMPIMALFFLFNTLPLIQGFLYSFTNFRGFGTYDWIGLRNYADLFQDSRVGNSYRFTFLFAVVSTVLVNVLSLVLALGLNAKISAKSALRGIYFIPNVLGGLVVGYIFSFFFTYILPAFGTAIGLSDLSSSWLARTDRAWLAVVVVAAWQSIAMNTLIYISGLQTVPLDVYEAGAIDGATGWRRFRHLTLPLIMPFITINMVLCMKNSLMVFDQIMALTQGGPAQSTESISYLIYSNGMGGGQFGYQSANAVLFFVVIVVISVFQMKFLGSKEEQL